The following coding sequences are from one uncultured Devosia sp. window:
- a CDS encoding cytochrome ubiquinol oxidase subunit I — MIDMTVVELSRWQFAVTAMYHFIFPPLTIGLSVMMGIMESVYVMTGRDVWRKATLFWGTLFGVNFAMGVATGIVMEFQFGMNWSYYSHYVGDVFGAPLAIEGLMAFFLEATFIGLFFFGWDRLSKVGHLAVTWLTALGANFSALWILIANGWMQNPVGAKFNPDTMRMEVTDFMAVIFNQVAQAKFVHTVSAGYLCGAVFVFSISCIFLLKGKHVEIAKRSMVVAASFGLASALSVVVLGDESGYVATEHQKMKIAAIEASYETEPAPAPWTVFALPGEDGGAPEFKIQIPWMGGLITTRSVDLPMPGIEELVTHAETRIRSGMVAYDALQEIRADGNNVNARLVFEQHWPDLGYGLLLKQYREDVGNATDEEIAMAAEYTVPDVWPLFWTFRIMMGLGFFFIAFFALTFYRASRGWIGTNRGMLWLGALLLPTPWIAIESGWFIAEYGRQPWVVEGVLPTFYAASGLHFWDLVISLSLFTLLYSILAIIAVFLMIKIVKAGPQDKLFAADESDDEDFVVAALPATAANKGLGS, encoded by the coding sequence ATGATCGACATGACAGTCGTCGAACTCTCGCGGTGGCAATTTGCCGTCACCGCCATGTATCATTTCATTTTTCCGCCGCTCACCATCGGCCTTTCCGTGATGATGGGCATCATGGAAAGCGTCTATGTGATGACCGGACGCGACGTCTGGCGCAAGGCGACCCTGTTCTGGGGCACGCTGTTTGGCGTCAATTTCGCCATGGGCGTTGCGACGGGCATCGTCATGGAATTCCAGTTTGGCATGAACTGGAGCTACTACAGCCACTATGTCGGCGACGTCTTCGGTGCGCCGCTGGCCATCGAAGGCCTGATGGCCTTCTTCCTCGAAGCCACCTTTATTGGCCTCTTCTTCTTTGGCTGGGATCGTCTCAGCAAGGTCGGCCACCTGGCCGTGACCTGGCTGACGGCGCTGGGCGCCAATTTCTCCGCGCTCTGGATCCTCATCGCCAATGGCTGGATGCAGAACCCGGTCGGCGCCAAGTTCAATCCCGACACCATGCGCATGGAAGTCACCGACTTCATGGCGGTGATCTTCAACCAGGTGGCGCAGGCCAAGTTCGTCCATACCGTCAGCGCCGGCTATCTCTGCGGCGCGGTGTTTGTTTTCTCGATCTCCTGCATCTTCCTGCTCAAGGGCAAGCATGTCGAGATCGCCAAGCGCTCCATGGTGGTCGCCGCAAGCTTCGGTCTTGCCTCGGCGCTGTCGGTCGTCGTCCTGGGTGACGAAAGTGGCTATGTCGCCACCGAACACCAGAAGATGAAGATCGCGGCCATCGAAGCCAGCTACGAGACCGAACCTGCTCCGGCACCGTGGACGGTATTCGCCCTTCCGGGCGAGGACGGCGGGGCGCCCGAGTTCAAGATCCAGATTCCCTGGATGGGCGGCCTGATCACCACGCGGTCCGTCGATCTGCCCATGCCGGGCATCGAGGAACTGGTCACCCACGCCGAAACCCGCATCCGCTCGGGCATGGTGGCCTATGACGCGCTGCAGGAAATCCGGGCCGACGGCAATAACGTCAATGCCCGCCTGGTCTTCGAGCAGCACTGGCCCGACCTCGGCTATGGCCTGCTGCTCAAGCAATATCGCGAGGATGTCGGCAATGCCACGGACGAAGAGATCGCCATGGCAGCCGAATATACCGTGCCCGATGTCTGGCCACTGTTCTGGACCTTCCGCATCATGATGGGCCTGGGCTTCTTCTTCATCGCCTTCTTCGCGCTGACCTTCTACCGCGCCTCGCGCGGCTGGATCGGCACCAATCGAGGCATGCTTTGGCTGGGCGCCCTGCTGCTGCCCACGCCCTGGATCGCCATCGAGTCCGGCTGGTTCATCGCCGAATATGGCCGCCAGCCCTGGGTGGTGGAGGGCGTCCTGCCCACCTTCTACGCTGCCTCGGGTCTCCACTTCTGGGACCTGGTGATTTCGCTGAGCCTGTTCACCCTGCTCTATTCGATCCTGGCGATCATTGCGGTCTTCCTGATGATCAAGATCGTCAAGGCCGGCCCCCAGGACAAGCTCTTTGCCGCCGATGAAAGTGACGACGAGGATTTCGTCGTCGCCGCTCTCCCCGCCACTGCTGCCAACAAGGGACTTGGATCGTGA
- the cydD gene encoding thiol reductant ABC exporter subunit CydD, whose amino-acid sequence MSNALTADRQNGKTLSSLTRHGGLWLGVAIAAPLVGGALLVWQAWTLAAVIGQSIEGGAAISTLGPSVGLILTLLIIRAALGAIGDRAGTAAAEAIKTQLRGALYGQLLSGSPREAERAQAGAATAAIVDQVEALDAFFSRYLPAMIGATILPIAFGAVILPLDWLAGLLFLVTAPLIPVFMALAGIGAQIATRRQARALSLLTGRFSDRLRGLMTLKLFGRAEAETAGIVAASDELRRRNLRVLRIAFLSSAVLEFFAALGVAGLALYIGLDFIGYLHLRSTPMTLELGLFLLLMAPEVYHPLRLLAAHYHDRASAKAAIGEIEAQLGTLPRSTPALADAPLMQNKGAIGVSIGNLTLRTPDGARIVLDGADLTVAPGEHVAILGQSGIGKSTLLEAMVRLRSHEGDITLDRRTLADWPEEQLRARVTMLGQKPRVFAGSMAHNIALARPAATQAEIRRAAELAHAAAFADALPEGLDTVLGEGGHGLSGGQVQRLALARVYLRDAGLLLLDEPTAHLDPDLEQAVLDDIRHYARGRTMIVVTHSLAVASQMDKVWRIAGEKLVPVAIKQQDRSIA is encoded by the coding sequence ATGTCCAATGCACTGACTGCCGATCGCCAGAACGGGAAAACGCTATCGAGCCTGACCCGCCACGGCGGCCTCTGGCTGGGCGTGGCCATTGCTGCACCGCTCGTCGGTGGTGCCCTGCTGGTGTGGCAGGCCTGGACGCTGGCGGCGGTGATCGGCCAGTCGATCGAGGGCGGCGCAGCGATTTCGACGCTCGGCCCCAGCGTTGGCTTGATCCTGACTCTTCTGATCATCCGCGCTGCTCTTGGCGCCATTGGTGATCGCGCCGGCACCGCTGCCGCCGAAGCTATCAAGACGCAGTTGCGCGGTGCGCTCTACGGACAATTGCTGTCAGGTTCGCCGCGCGAGGCCGAGCGGGCGCAGGCGGGCGCAGCCACTGCGGCGATTGTCGATCAGGTCGAGGCGCTTGACGCCTTCTTTTCGCGCTATCTGCCGGCGATGATCGGCGCCACCATCCTGCCCATCGCCTTTGGCGCCGTCATCCTGCCGCTCGACTGGCTGGCCGGCCTGCTGTTTCTGGTCACCGCCCCGCTCATTCCCGTCTTCATGGCACTGGCCGGCATCGGCGCACAGATCGCCACGCGGCGGCAGGCCCGTGCGCTCAGCCTGCTCACCGGGCGCTTCTCCGACCGGTTGCGCGGCCTGATGACGCTGAAGCTCTTCGGCCGCGCCGAGGCTGAAACGGCAGGCATCGTTGCGGCCAGCGACGAATTGCGACGCCGCAATCTGAGGGTGCTGCGCATCGCCTTCCTGTCCTCGGCCGTGCTGGAATTTTTCGCCGCGCTCGGCGTGGCGGGGCTGGCGCTCTATATCGGCCTCGACTTCATCGGCTATCTGCATCTGCGGTCGACGCCGATGACGCTGGAACTGGGGCTTTTCCTGCTGCTGATGGCGCCCGAGGTCTATCATCCGCTGCGCCTCCTCGCCGCCCATTATCATGACCGCGCCTCGGCAAAAGCCGCCATTGGCGAGATCGAGGCGCAGCTGGGCACCCTGCCCAGGTCGACCCCTGCCTTGGCCGATGCACCGCTGATGCAGAACAAGGGCGCCATTGGCGTCAGCATCGGCAATCTCACGCTGCGCACGCCCGATGGTGCCCGCATCGTGCTGGACGGCGCCGATCTGACCGTGGCGCCCGGCGAGCATGTCGCCATTCTGGGCCAGAGCGGCATCGGCAAGTCGACACTGCTCGAGGCCATGGTGCGACTGCGCAGCCATGAGGGCGACATTACCCTCGACAGGCGCACCCTGGCAGACTGGCCTGAAGAGCAATTGCGCGCCCGTGTCACCATGCTGGGCCAGAAGCCGCGCGTTTTCGCCGGAAGCATGGCCCACAATATCGCCCTCGCCCGCCCTGCCGCGACCCAGGCTGAAATCCGCCGTGCGGCCGAACTGGCCCATGCCGCCGCTTTTGCCGATGCGCTGCCGGAGGGTCTCGATACCGTTCTTGGCGAAGGGGGGCATGGCCTCTCCGGGGGGCAGGTGCAGCGGCTGGCGCTGGCCCGTGTCTATCTGCGCGACGCGGGATTGCTGCTGCTCGACGAACCCACCGCCCATCTCGACCCTGACCTCGAGCAGGCCGTGCTGGACGACATCCGCCACTATGCGCGTGGCCGCACGATGATCGTGGTCACCCATTCGCTGGCCGTCGCCTCACAGATGGACAAGGTCTGGCGCATTGCCGGAGAGAAACTGGTGCCCGTCGCCATCAAGCAGCAGGATCGGAGCATAGCATGA
- the cydC gene encoding thiol reductant ABC exporter subunit CydC: MKSLLAFRALFTSQLGGFALALLLSLITLLAGVALLGTSGWFVTATALTTLGLSFNLFVPSSLVRAFSFIRILARYGERLVGHDATLRLLADLRGWLFARLFPRLPLADRGLRHGDLVSRLTADVDALDTAFLVAIGPITAALVVGTALTALMAWLLPGAALVFGLCYALAVLVVPAGVVLVSRRVGQDMVTRAADARAAVLDGIEGHADLTIFGVLGTAQSGFDATSARLSASKGRLATLTAFAAFAVQTLAALALVGSLWLGLVALEAGLVEGPVLAGLLLAIMGSFEATSVIVRSVSKLTTAMAAAERLTAIAETPITVADPIHPAPMPQDMTIALGDVSFSYGGPRVLDSLDLTVASGEHVAITGPSGGGKSSLLNLLLRLADPQSGTITLGGVPVGRLALADLHAHVALLSQDSPLFNDTIRANLQIGRPEADDAALWAALDAAGLGEFARGLPQGLDALVGEGGRTVSAGQARRLCLARVLLSPAKILLLDEPTTGLDHTAEVAFFETLRTAAQGKTVIVVTHAAIPQGTVDRILSMREGRLL, encoded by the coding sequence ATGAAGTCCCTCCTCGCCTTTCGCGCCCTGTTCACCAGCCAGCTCGGCGGCTTTGCGCTGGCGCTGCTGCTTTCGCTGATCACCCTGCTGGCCGGCGTTGCACTTCTCGGCACGTCGGGATGGTTCGTCACCGCCACGGCGCTGACCACGCTAGGCCTGTCCTTCAATCTCTTCGTGCCGTCGTCGCTGGTGCGCGCCTTTTCCTTTATCCGCATTCTCGCGCGCTACGGCGAACGGCTGGTGGGACATGATGCAACGCTGCGGCTGCTCGCCGACCTGCGCGGCTGGCTATTTGCCCGGCTGTTTCCGCGACTGCCTCTGGCCGACCGCGGATTGCGCCATGGCGATCTGGTCAGCCGGCTGACCGCCGATGTCGATGCGCTGGATACAGCATTCCTCGTCGCCATCGGCCCGATCACGGCGGCACTGGTCGTCGGCACCGCATTGACCGCCCTCATGGCCTGGCTGCTGCCCGGCGCGGCGCTGGTCTTCGGGCTTTGCTATGCCCTCGCCGTGCTGGTCGTGCCTGCCGGTGTGGTGCTGGTCAGCCGCCGCGTCGGGCAGGACATGGTCACCCGTGCTGCCGATGCCCGCGCTGCCGTATTGGACGGGATCGAAGGCCATGCCGATCTCACGATCTTTGGCGTCCTCGGCACGGCGCAGTCCGGGTTCGACGCGACGTCTGCGCGACTCAGCGCGAGCAAGGGGCGTCTTGCCACGCTCACGGCCTTTGCCGCTTTCGCGGTGCAGACGCTGGCGGCGCTGGCGCTGGTCGGCTCGCTCTGGCTTGGGCTTGTCGCTCTCGAGGCCGGGCTGGTCGAGGGGCCGGTGCTGGCTGGCCTGCTGCTCGCCATCATGGGCAGTTTCGAAGCCACAAGCGTCATCGTGCGCAGTGTCAGCAAGCTGACCACGGCCATGGCCGCGGCCGAACGGCTGACCGCCATCGCCGAAACGCCGATCACCGTCGCCGATCCGATCCACCCGGCCCCGATGCCGCAGGACATGACCATTGCCCTTGGCGACGTCAGCTTCAGCTATGGTGGCCCGCGCGTGCTGGACAGCCTCGACCTGACAGTCGCATCCGGCGAGCATGTCGCCATCACCGGCCCGAGCGGCGGCGGCAAGTCGAGCCTGCTCAACCTGCTGCTGCGTCTCGCCGATCCGCAAAGCGGCACGATCACGCTGGGCGGCGTGCCGGTTGGCCGGCTCGCCCTTGCCGATCTGCACGCCCATGTTGCCCTGCTCAGCCAGGACAGCCCGCTGTTCAACGACACGATCCGCGCCAATCTGCAGATCGGGCGGCCTGAGGCCGATGATGCCGCGCTCTGGGCGGCCCTCGATGCCGCTGGCCTCGGTGAATTTGCACGGGGACTGCCACAGGGGCTCGACGCCCTGGTGGGCGAAGGTGGCCGCACGGTTTCAGCCGGCCAGGCGCGTCGCCTGTGCCTTGCCCGTGTGCTGCTGTCGCCGGCAAAAATCCTCCTGCTGGACGAACCCACGACGGGTCTCGATCACACGGCAGAAGTCGCTTTCTTCGAGACGCTCCGCACGGCGGCGCAGGGCAAGACGGTGATCGTCGTCACCCATGCCGCGATCCCCCAAGGCACGGTGGATCGCATCCTGAGCATGCGGGAGGGTCGCCTGCTCTAG
- a CDS encoding Crp/Fnr family transcriptional regulator, whose translation MQHVRSDIQGTPAHVPTPALCASCKVMHQGICSALTAEQLLSISRQTRRVQYRAGEELMADAEPIINYGNVLRGVVKLSKVLEDGRQQVVGLQFAPDLLGRLFASESRVTAEAASDVDMCLVPKAALETLVRENPELEHRIMLQALRDLDEARDWMVTLGRKTAAEKVASFLYLISSHIDPAGAVTTFDLPLSRADIADFLGLTIETVSRQMSRLKADNIIEIENYRHVSVPSLSLLRLRCG comes from the coding sequence ATGCAGCACGTCCGCAGCGACATCCAGGGAACCCCGGCCCATGTCCCTACGCCCGCGCTTTGCGCGAGTTGCAAGGTCATGCATCAGGGAATTTGCAGTGCCTTGACCGCCGAGCAACTTCTTTCCATTTCGCGGCAGACCCGCCGCGTTCAGTATCGGGCCGGCGAAGAGCTGATGGCCGACGCCGAGCCCATCATCAACTACGGCAATGTGCTGCGTGGCGTGGTCAAGCTTTCCAAGGTCCTCGAGGACGGGCGGCAGCAGGTCGTCGGCCTGCAGTTCGCGCCGGACCTGCTGGGGCGCCTGTTCGCCAGCGAAAGCCGGGTGACCGCCGAAGCGGCCTCCGATGTCGACATGTGCCTCGTGCCCAAGGCGGCGCTCGAAACGCTGGTGCGCGAAAATCCCGAGCTCGAACACCGCATCATGCTGCAGGCGCTGCGCGACCTCGATGAAGCGCGCGACTGGATGGTGACCCTGGGTCGCAAGACGGCCGCCGAAAAGGTCGCGAGCTTCCTCTATCTCATTTCCAGCCATATCGATCCGGCTGGGGCTGTCACCACGTTCGACCTGCCGCTCAGCCGCGCCGACATTGCCGATTTCCTCGGCCTAACCATCGAAACCGTCAGCCGCCAGATGAGCCGCCTCAAGGCCGACAACATCATCGAGATCGAGAACTACCGGCACGTGTCGGTGCCCTCGCTGTCGCTGCTGCGTCTCCGCTGCGGCTAG
- the cueR gene encoding Cu(I)-responsive transcriptional regulator produces MNIGEASSASGVSAKMIRYYESIGLIRAPLRTDSNYRVYGADEVHVLRFVKRARTLGFSVDETATLLGLWQDKSRASGEVKDIATGHIAALETKIAELQSMVKTLKHLSHCCSGDSRPDCPILDDLAGAKPAKKAN; encoded by the coding sequence ATGAATATCGGTGAGGCTTCCAGCGCTTCGGGCGTCTCGGCCAAGATGATCCGCTATTACGAATCCATCGGGTTGATCCGCGCGCCGCTACGCACCGACAGCAATTACCGCGTCTATGGCGCCGACGAAGTCCATGTCTTGCGCTTCGTCAAGCGGGCCCGCACGCTGGGCTTTTCGGTGGACGAGACGGCAACCCTGCTCGGTCTCTGGCAGGACAAGAGCCGGGCCAGCGGCGAGGTCAAGGATATCGCCACTGGCCATATCGCGGCGCTCGAAACCAAGATCGCCGAGCTGCAGTCCATGGTCAAAACGCTGAAGCATCTCTCCCATTGCTGCAGCGGCGACAGCCGTCCCGACTGCCCCATTTTAGACGATCTCGCTGGCGCAAAGCCGGCCAAAAAGGCGAACTGA